The genomic region TGGCCGAATCGGGCATTGACTGCCCCGAAATCGATCGCACCCTTCTCGACCGGTACATCCGGTACCTCGGTGAATCCGGTTTCCTGCCCGCACCGAACGGGCGCCAGGACTGAACTGTCCTGGTGGGCGACGACGACTTCGAGGGGGAGTGATGGAGCACCGTCATGTCGGTAAAAGCGGACTGATGGTCAGTGAGATCTCGTACGGCAACTGGCTCACCCATGGCCAGCAGATCGACGAGGAGGCCGCGTTCGCTTGTGTGGGCGCGGCAATCGACGCGGGTATTACCACCTTTGACACCGCCGACATGTACGCGGACACCCGCGCAGAGGAGGTGTTGGGGCGGGCACTGGCCAGTCAGCGGCGGGCGGGGGTGGAAATCAGCACCAAGGTTTACTGGCCGACCGGACCCGGACGCAACGATCGTGGCCTGTCCCGCAAGCACATTCTGGACTCGATCGACGGATCGCTGCGCCGTCTGCGGACCGATTACGTGGACATTTACTGGGCCCACCAATACGACGTCGAGACGCCGCTCGAGGAAACGATGGAGGCGTTCTACGACATTGTCCGGGCGGGTAAGGTCCGCTATATCGGGGTGTCCGAGTGGCGTGCCGAGGATATTCGCGCCGCGCACCGGCTCGCCCGGGAACTGCGCATTCCGCTGATCGCCAACCAGCCGCAGTACTCCATGTTGTGGCGGGTGATCGAATCCGAGGTGATTCCCGTCTGTGCGGAGCTCGGCATCGGACAGATCGTCTGGTCGCCGATCGCCCAGGGCGTGCTGACCGGCAAGTATCTGCCGGGCCGGCAGCCGCCCTCCGGGTCGCGCGGCGCGGATGAGGAGGGGCGCCAGTGGCTGGTTCCGTTCATGCGCGACGAGGTGCTCAGCCGGGTGCAGCGGCTCCGGCCGTTGGCGGAGTCGGCCGGGCTGACACTGGCGCAGCTCGCGGTGGCGTGGACGTTGCAGAACCCCAATGTGGCCTCCGCGATCGTCGGCGCGTCCAACCCGAAGCAACTGATCGAGAACGCCGCGGTGGCAGGCGTCGTCCTGGATCAGGAGTTGTGCGTGGGGATCGACGAGATTCTGGGCCCGGTCGTCGAACGGGATCCGGCCCGGACAGCCAGAGAGGACCCACGCCCGTGACGACCGTGGGAAATCGAGCGTCCGGGACTCATCGGGCCGCGCGGGAAAGAAGCTCAGCCTTCGCCGCCAACGGATGTTCTGTCGGCCCGGGCGGCGAGCGCTGGTCTCGCCCATCGGAGAACACCGTGGACAGCACGGTAAAAACCGAGATATTCGCATGTCTGACTGCCGGAGGTGACGTCTGATGACAACGACCACACCAGCCGATTGGCCGCACGCACCGCTGCCTCTCGACGAACTGAAGCGTGTGACAGGTCCGTTCGGAAAATCCAGCATGCTGCCGGCGGCGGCCTACACCGCGCCAGAGGTGTTCGCCTGGGAACAGCGTCATCTCTTCGCCGGCACGTGGAGCTGCCTCGGCCGGCTGGAAGAGATCTTCCCCGAGGGGGCGACGCAGTACGCCCGGCAGGTGGGGACCGTGCCGGTTCTGCTGACCAGGGACGGCGACCGGATTGCCGCGTTCGCCAACACCTGCCGGCACCGCGGACACGAACTGCTGGCCGACGGCTGCTCATCGTCCAAGCGGGTGGTGCATTGCCCGTACCACTCCTGGACGTTCAAGATGGACGGGTCGCTGCGCACGGCGCCTCGGTTCCCGGAATTACCGGCCGATCATGGCCTGATCGAGCTCCCGGCCGAGGTCTGGCACGGCTGGGTCTTCGTCAACGCCAGTGACGACGCCGCGACTTTCTCCGACTACCTGGGAGCGCTCGCCGGCCATGTCGCGCCGTACGCGCCCGAGCGGCTGAAGCTGGCCGCCACCCGCAACTACGAGGTGGCGGCGAACTGGAAGGTCATCGTCGAGAACTACCAGGAGTGCTACCACTGCCCGCACATCCACCCCGAGTTGACCGCTGTGGCCCCGCCCAACAGCGCCAGCTACATCGCCGACGAGCCGGGAGCCTGGGTCGGCGGCACGATGGACCTGGCAGAGGGCGCCCAGACCATGTCGATGGACGGGCGGGCCGGGGGCGCGATCCTGCCCGGCGTCGACCTGCACCGGGTGTTCTACGCCGCGCTGGTCCCCAACCTGTTCATCTCACTGCACCCCGACTACGTGCTGATCCATCATCTGGTGGCGGAATCCGCGGGCCACAGCCGCGTCGAGTGCTCCTGGTACGCCCAGGACGGGGTCCTCGACTCAAGCCCCGTCGACTTCTGGCATCGCATCAACCTCCAGGACTGGGACGCCTGCGAATCCGTCCAGCGCGGACTCACCTCACCGCACTACCGTCCCGGACCGTTCGCGCCGATCGAGGACTCCGTGCACCGATGGGTGGCCCTCATCGGACGCGCGTACACCGGCATGCCGCCGTGGGACCGGCCGTCCGGTGATTCGTGACGTCCTCACAGCCACCCGGGCCGAGCTCCGGCCGAGCAGGAGAGCAGGTTCGTCCTGCCCTCCTGCTCGCACCACCTGGAGTACGGGCCCACTGACCAATATCGCCCCCGTGGCCGATGGAGATCGTCTGTATCGTGCTGCTGCGGGCCGACCCAAGAAGGTGGTTGGCTCGCCGAAGCGACGGCTGTGAAGCGACGGACGATCTCTCTGACCGAACGACAGATGGGGGCGACTATGGTCTGGTTGCTGCTGATCAGCGCCATCACCGCTGAGGTCATCGCCACCTCGTTCCTGAAGCTGACCGAAGGAATGACCAAACTGGTGCCGAGCGTGGTCATGGCGATCAGTTACATCGCCGCGTTCACGCTGCTCGCTCAGGCGCTCAAGAAGATGGAGCTGGGCATTGCCTACGCGATCTGGTCCGGCCTCGGCACCGCCGCGATCGCGCTCATCGGGATCATGTTCATGGAGGAATCGGTCACCACGCCCAAACTCCTCGGGCTTGCCTTGATCATCGGCGGCGTCGTCATGCTCAATCTGAGTACCGAGCATTGAGCGCTGGATGAGCGGTTGAGCCGACCTGGGGCGCGGGTACCGGGTTTTCTCCCGGCCCGTCTCCCCAGGCCGCTCACCGAGTGAAGCAGTCCGCCGACGAGGCAGGCCCCGCATGACGCGGCGGTCGGTCGGCGCATGTCACGACGGTCGGTCGGGAGGTCAGTCGGCCGTCGGCGCCGCCGCGGACGGACCGGGCGGGACGGATGAGTCGGCCGCGGCCTTGAGCTGGTGCTCGGCGAGCACTCCGGTGCGGTGCCGTTGCACGAACCAGTAGTAGGCGAAGCCGCCGCCCATCACGATGCCGACGAACAGGACGGCACCCCAGCGCAGATACCAGTGGTACGGGGCGGCCGCGTTGTAGACCGCGGCGCGCGGCCAGATCAGGTTGATCATCATGGCCGCGCCCCACACCACGGCGACGATGTTGACGGGCAGCCCCCAGCGGCCGAGCGAGAACTTGCCGTCGCCCGCGGGCTGCCAGGTGCCGCGCAGCCTGGCCACCAGCATGGGCCCGGTGACCAGCAGATACGCCAGGTAGATCAGGATGATGCCGATACTGGTGACCACCGTAAAGATCTGCGGCTGGCGGATGTTGACCACCAGGATCGCCAGCGCCAGGACGCCGATGATCACCGCGGGCAGGATCGGGGTCTGGAATCGCGGATGGACCTTGGCCAGCTTCGAGGAGGCGGGCAGGTTGTTGTCGCGGGACATCGCGAAGGCCAGCCGGATCGCCGCCGTGTGCACAGCCAGGGCGCACACGGTGACCGCGATGAGCACGCACCACAGCATGGCCTTGCCCGCGTCCTCACCGAGCACGTTGAGGACGATGTACTGCAGGCCGTCCGTGGACAGTTGCTCGCCCTTCAGGCTGGACACGCTCATCAGCGCGAGCAGCAGGATGAGCCCGCCGAGGACGAACGAGGCGACGACGGCACGGATGATGGCGCGCGGCGCGTTGCGCGAGGGGTCGAGGGACTCCTCGCCGAGCGAGGCGGCCGTGTCGAAGCCGTACATGACGTACGCGGATGCCAGCGACGCGATCAGGAACGCGCCGAAGTAGCCGCCGGGCTGGCCCGCTCCCGTGCCGTTCGTCTCCAGCACGACCTGCGGTCCGCGGGTGATGTGCACGGCGAACAGCACGATCAGTACGACGGTCGCGATCAGCTCGATGAAGACGCCCGCCGTGTTGATCCTCGCCATCAGCTTCACACCGAGGGCGTTCACCAGGGTGGTGAAGATGATGAGTACGGAGGCCAGCAGTACGGCGTTGGTGGCGACGTCGTACTTGCCCGTGCCGTCGCCCACGAACTGGAACACGGAAGAGATCTGGGGAAGCGTCAACTGATACGCAAGGGCCACGGCCGCGATCGACACGATCGAGGCGATCAGCATCGTCCAGCCCGCCAGCCAGCCTATGTGCGGGTTGCCCACCTTCTTGGCCCAGTTGTAGACGGAGCCGGCCACCGGATAGCGGGCGGCGAGTTCGGCGAAGCACAGCGCGACCATGAACTGGCCGACGAAGACCATGGGCCAGGACCACCAGTAGGCGGGCCCGCCGCTGCCGTAACCGAAGTAGAAGAGCTGGAAGGTGCCGGTGAGGATGGAGATGTAGCTGATACCGGCGGCAAAGGTGTGGAAGTTGCCGAGTGTGCGTTTCAGCTCGGGCTTGTAGCCGAACTCGGCGAGTTCCGAGTCGTCCTGGCCGTGCTGCCGCGGTGGTTCGGCGGTGGTGGTCATGAGCGGCCTCCTGGGAAGGGGGAGTTCTCCCGGGCGGGAGGGGAGTGCGGCTCGTGCGGGGTCGTTGGTGCGCGGATGCTGGTCATGGCGCTGATCGGCGGGTTCTGGATCGTACGCCGGTCGGCGGGTCCTGGATCTTATGGTGCTGAGCGCCGGATCCTACGGTGAAGTGCGGTGGATCTTGAAGGGGTTCACAAGAACTTGTTCAGGAAAACCATCCCTGTGGACTGGGATTCGTGGTGCGCCAGATGTGCTTGGTCTCGCGGTACTCGGCGAGACCGGCAGGCCCGAGTTCCCGCCCGAACCCGGACTGCTTGTAGCCGCCCCACTCGGCCTGCGGGACGTACGGGTGGTAGTCGTTGATCCAGATGGTGCCGATCCGCAGCGCGGACGCGACCCGCTGGGCCTTCGCCTCGTCGGAGGTGAAGATCCCGCCCGCGAGACCGTAGATCGTGTCGTTGGCCAGCCGCACCGCCTCCGCCTCGTCCGCGAACCGCTCCACCGTCAGCACGGGACCGAAGGACTCCTCCTGTACGACGGACATCCCGGCGGAGCACTCGTCGAGCACGGTCGGCGGGTAGTAGAAGCCGTCCGGGTGCGGAGGGTCGGCGGGCCGCTCGCCGCCGCAGCGCAGGACCGCGCCCTCCGCGAGGCCCCCGGTGACGTACGCCTCGATCTTCGCCCGGTGCCCCGCCGAGATCAGCGGCCCGGTCTGTGCCCGCTCGTCGAACGGGCCGCCCAGTCTGATCAGTTGGGCCCTGCGGACGACCTCGTCCACGAACCGGTCGTGCAGCGAGTCCTCGACGAGCAGCCGGGCCCCTGCCGAACAGACCTGCCCCGAATGCAGGAAGACGGCCGTCAGAGTCATGTCGACGGCCGTTTCGAAGTCGGCGTCCGCGAAGACGATGTTCGGGTTCTTGCCGCCCAGTTCGAGGGCGACCTTCTTCACCGTCCCGGCCGCCGCGGCCATGAGTCCGCGGCCGGTCCGCAGACCACCGGTGAAGGAGACGAGGTCCACGTCCGGATGCTCGCCGAGGGGAGCGCCCGCCTCGGGACCCGCGCCGAGGACCAGATTGCCCACGCCCGCGGGCAGCCCGGCCTCCTCCAGGAGGCGCATCAGATGGATCGCGGTGTGCGGGGTCAGCTCGCTCGGCTTGAGGACGAAGGTGTTGCCCGCGGCGAGCGCCGGGGCGACCTTCCACGCCGTCTGGAGCAGCGGATAGTTCCAGGGCGTGATCAGCGCGCAGACACCGACCGGTTCGTATACGACCCGGCTGTCGACGCCCTCCGTGCCGGTCTCCACGACCCGGCCGGACTCGCTCGCGACGAGTCGGCCGAAGTAGCGGAAGCAGTTCTCGATGTCGTCGATGTCGTACTCGCTCTCCACCAGGCGTTTGCCGGTGTCGAGGGACTCCGAGCGGGCGAGTACGTCCTTGTCGCGCACGAGCAGGTCGGCGACCCGGAGCAGCAGGTCACCGCGCTCGTTCGGGGGCGTCCGGGGCCAGGGGCCGTCGTCGAAAGCGCGGCGTGCGGCCGCGATCGCGTCGGCCGTGTCCTGGGGACCCGCCTCGTCCACCACGGCGACGAGCGAACCGTCGGCCGGACAACGGATCTCGCGGGTGCCCTTCTCCCGCGCGCTCGTCCATGTGCCGCCGATATAGAGATCAGCCATCCATGCCTCCCAGCATCCCTATGAGCCACTCGTGGAAAATCCCGATGTGGTGCTCGGTGGGCACCAGCACCCCGCCCCTTCGGTAGGCACGGGACGCCATCGCGGGCTGCGTACGCTCGCAGGCCTCGAAGTCCTGGGCGTTGACCCGGTGGAACAGTTCCACGGACTTCGACACATCGGCGCCCGACTCGACGACCTCGGGTGCGTAGAGCCAGTCGCACTCCACGATCGTCCGGTCCTCGGCGAGGGGGAACATGCGGTGCAGGATGACATGGTCGGGGACGAGATTGATGAACACAGTGGGTTTGACCGTTATTGCATAGTAACGACGGTCTTGATCCTCCGAGACCTCGGGAAGTTTCCCGAAACCCTCGCTGCCGTCGACCGTGAAGCCCTTGACCTCCTCGCCGAACTCGGCGCCGTGGCCCACGTAGTACTGGGCCGCGTAACCCTCCGCGAACTCCGGGAGGACGTCGGTGAGCTCGGGGTGGATCGTCGCGCAGTGGTAGCACTCCATGAAGTTCTCGACGATCAGTTTCCAGTTCGCCTTCACGTCATAGGTGATGCGCTTGCCGAGCGCGAGGTTCTTGGTGCCGTAGTGCTCGATGGCCGCCGCGTTCCCCAGCCGCTCCACGGCCGCGCCCATCACCGTCTCCTCGAAGGACGCCGGCTCGTCGGCCAGGCACACCCAGGCGTAGCCGAGCCACTCCCGCAGGGCGACCTTGACCAGGCCGTACTCGATGCGGTCGACGTCCGGCATCTTCACCAGGTTGGGCGCCGCGATCAGCTTGCCGTCGAGGTCGTACGTCCAGGCGTGGTACGGGCACTGGAGACTGCGCCGGACCTCACCGGCCTCCTCCAGACAGAGACGGGCCCCGCGGTGGCGGCAGACGTTGAGAAAGGCGCGCAGCTCACCGGTGCGGGACCGGGTGATCAGGACGCTCTCGCGGCCCACCTGGACCGTACGGAAGGCGCCCGGCCTGGCCAGGTCCGCGCCGCGGATCGCGCAGAACCACATCGACTCGAAGAGACGTTCCTGCTCCTGCCGGAAGATCTCCGGATCGGTGTAGTAGCGCCCCGGCAGGGTGGCGATCAGGCTCGGCGGCAACTGAGCGGGGCCAGGGGAGCCGGAGACGGGGGCGGGGGAGACGGGGGTCGTCGTCACGTGCGTGCTCCTCAGGCGGGCGCGGCGGCGAGGCGGAGGGGGTCGAACAGGCCGATCGGGTGAGCGGTCGTGCCCGTCAGGGCCAGGTCGGCGATGATCTCGCCGACGACCGGCACGAACTTGAAGCCGTGCCCGGAGAAACCGCAGGCCACGGTCACGGACTCCGGGTGCGCGGGATGCCGGGCGATGACGAAGTGCTCGTCCGGGGTGTTGGAGTACATGCAGGTGGCGGCCTTGAGAAACGTGCCGGGGAGGTCCGGGATACAGCGGGACATGTGGTCCGCCATGTCCTGGATCTCGTCCTCGTGGACCGTCCGGTCGATGGTCTCCGGGGTGCAGATCCGGCCCCTGCGGAAGAAGGCGACCTTGGCGCCCAGCTCCGGGCCGTCGATGGACGGGAAGCCGTAGACCTGGACGTCGTTCGCGTCCTCCCAGATGTAGACGGGATGGTTCTCCGGCAGGAACGGCCGGACCCCGCCCTTCGGCTGGAACCAGTACATGACCTGCCGCTCGATGGTGAACGGCACCCCGAGATCCGTGAGCAGCCGAGGCGCCCACGCGCCCGGGCAGATCACCAACTGGCCCGCGGTGTACGTGTTCTCGGCCGTGTGGACGCGTACCCCGTCCCGGTACGGCTCCCAGCGGGTCATCGGTTCCTCGAAGTGCAGGTCGGCGCCCTGCCGGGTGGCGAGCTGGAGATGGGCCGCGACCATGTTCTCGGGGCGGACCAGACCGGCCTTCCGCTCGTAGAGCGCGACCTCGTCGTCCTTCGGGCTGAGCGTCGGGAAGCGGCGGCGGATCTCGGCGGCGTCCAGCATCTCGTGGGGCAGGTCCCACTGCGTGGCCGAGCGCAGCGAGCCGGAGACGGTCAGCGAGTCGGGAGGCCCGACCATCACACCACCGCACAGCGTCGCGATGTCCCGGCCGGTGGCCCGCTCCACGTCCTCGTACAACTCGTACGCCCGCAGCAGCAGGGGTACGTACGCCGGGTCCTCGAAGTAGGACTGCCGGGTGACCCTCGAACCACCGTGACTGGAACCGCGGTTGTGCACGGGCCCGAACTTCTCCAGCCCGAGCACACGCACCCCGCGCGAGGACAGATGGTGAGCGGCGGCACTGCCCATACCGCCGAGACCGATGACGATCACGTCGTAGGTAGGGGACACGGGGGACCTCCAGAGCTTGTGATCAACGCCGGATGCGGGTCATCTTCGGATCGAAAAGCGGCTCATCGGCAACGGTCGCGGGCACCTTCTCGCCGAAGTACTCGATATGAACGCCCGCCCCGGAGGGCAGCACCGGCAGCCAGGCGTACGCCACGCACCGCCCCAGCGTGTACCCGTACGAGGCGCTCGTGACGTAACCCGCGGGGGAGCCGTCCACGTACACAGGCTCCTTGCCGAGGACCACGGACGCCGGGTCGTCGAGGAGCAGCGGCGTGAGCCTGCGCCGCGGCTCGCCCCGGGCCGCCAGCGCGGCCATCCCCGTGAAGTCCCCCTTGTCCAGGCGGACGGCGAAGCCGACCCCCGCCTCGTACGGGTCGTGTTCGTCGGTCATGTCGACGCCCCAGGCGCGGTAGCCCTTCTCCAGCCGCAGGCTGTTGAAGGCGGAGCGTCCGGCCGCGATCACGCCGTGCTCCCGGCCCGCCTCCCAGAGCGTGTCCCAGAGGCGGAGCCCCAGGTCGGCGCTGGTGTAGAGCTCCCAGCCCAGCTCGCCGACGTAGCTCAGGCGCATGGCGGTCACCGGGACATGGCCGAGGTACGTCTCCTTCGCGCGGAAGTAGCCGAAGCCCTCGTGCGAGAAGTCGTCGCGGGTCAGCGGCTGCACGAGAGCGCGGGCGAGCGGGCCCCAGACGCCGATGCAGCAGGTGCCGGAGGTGATGTCCCTGATCTGTACGTCACGCGGCGCGTGCCGTGCGAGCCAGTCCAGGTCGGCGGGGGAGTTGGCGCCCACCTGGAAACGGTCGGGGCCGAGCCGCGCGACGGTGAGGTCGGAACGGATGCCGCCCGCCTCGTCCAGGAGCAGCGTGTACGTGACCGCGCCGGGCTTCTTGCGGAGGTTGTTGGTGGTCATGCCGTGCAGGAAGTCGAGGGCGCCCGGGCCGGTGACTTCGAGACGGCGCAGGGGAGTCATGTCGTAGAGGGCGACCTTTTCGCGGGTCGCCCTCGCCTCGGCCGCCGCGATGGGCGACCAGTGGCGGGCCGACCAGGCGTCGCGCTCGGGGAGCGGGCCGAGGGCCTCGACGAGCGGGGCGACGAGAGGGGCGTTCGCCTCGTACCAGTGCGGGCGCTCCCAGCCGCCGCCCTCAAGGAAGGAGGCGCCGAGCTCCTGCTGGCGGGCGTAGAAGGGGCTGACCCGCAGCGGACGCGGCCGCTCCATCGGCTGGAGCGGGTGCAGCACGTCGTACACCTCGACGAACTGCTGCGAGCCGCGGTCCTTGATGTACGCGGGGGAGCGCTGGGCGTCCTCGAAGCGGGTGAGGTCGCACTCGTGGGTGTCGGTCTCCGGGCGGCCGTGGACCATCCACTCGGCCACCGCCTTGGCGACTCCGGCCGAGTGGGTCACCCACACGGCCTCCGCCAGCCAGAAGCCGCGCAGCGCACGGGACTCGCCGAGTACCGGCATGCCGTCGGGCGTGAAGGAGAAGACGCCGTTGAAGCCTTCCTCGATCTCCGCCTCGCGCAGGGCGGGCATCAGTTGGCGGCAGTCGTCCCAGCTGGGCGCCCAGTCCTCCTCGGTGAAGGGGAACGAGGACGGCATCTCCATGTCGTTCGCGCGCGCCTCGTCGTAGGCGAGGATCGCGAACGGGTCGACGGGGAGCGGCTCGTGCGCGTAACTGCCGATGCCGATGCGGTCGGTGTGCTCACGGAAGTAGAGGTCGCGGTCCTGGAAGCGGAGGATGGGCTTCGAGGCCTCTTCGGTGGCCCCGGCCAGTTCGGGGAGGGGCCTGGTCCGCGCGTACTGGTGGGCGAGCGGTTGCAGGGGTACGTCGACGCCCGCCATGCGGCCGATGACCGGGCCCCAGAAACCGGCCGCCGAGACCACGTGGTCGGCGGGGAAGATGCCCCGGTCGGTGACGACCGCGGTGACCCTGCCGCCCTCCTGCTCGATCCCGGTGACCGTGTGCCGGTCCAGGAAACGGGCGCCTCGGCTTTCGGCCCGCTCCAGCTGCGCTCGGGACGCGAGCAGCGCACGGGCCAGTCCGTCGTCGGGGGTGTGGAAGCCGCCGAGGACCATCGACTCGTCGATGAGGGGCCAGAGTTCCTTGCACCGGGCCGCGCTCACGATCTCGCCTCGGACACCCCAGGAAGCGGCGTATCCGGCCCTGCGGTGCAGCTCGGCGAGTCGTTCGGGAGTCGTCGCGAGCTCCAGGCCGCCGACCGGGTTGAAGCAGGGGACCCCGTCCACCTCCAGGGAGTTGAACTTCTCGACCGTGTACCGGGCGAACTCGGTGAGGGTCTTCGACGGGTTCGTCTGGAAGACCAGGCCGGGCGCGTGCGAGGTGGAGCCGCCGGGAGCGGGCAGCGGTCCCTGTTCGAGGACGGTGACGTCGGTCCAGCCGCGGGCGGTGAGCTCGTCGGCGAGGGAACAGCCGACGATGCCGGCGCCCACGATGACCACGCGGCGATTCGTTTCGGGCGTGCTGGACATGCCCCTCCTTGTCGTGGTGGGGGTTGTCGGGCGGAGGTGAACGCGCTTATGGAGCGGGGACGTCGGGGCGTTCGGCGGCGATCGTGGTGTCCTCGCCGTCCGGCCAGACGTTGTCGACGTCGATGGTCTCGCCGTCGAGGCTGAAGGTGCCGGAGATGACCACGCGCTCGATCCGTACGGTCCCGCCGGTGCTCACAGGACCACCACGGAGCGCAGCACCTCGCCGCGGTGCATCTTCGCGAACGCCTCCTCGACCTGGTCGAGCGCGATGGTCTCGCTGACGAAGGCGTTGAGGTCCAGCAGGCCGTACAGGTACTGGTCGATGAGGAACGGGAAATCGCGGCTGGGCAGGCAGTCGCCGTACCAGGAGGACTTGATCGCGCCGCCCCGGGAGAACACGTCGATCAGCGGGAGTTCGACCAACATGTCCGGGGACGGGACGCCGACCTGGACCAGCAGACCGGCGTGATCGCGCATGTAGAAGGCCTGTTTGAAGGTCTCCGGACGGCCCACCGCGTCGATCGCGATGTCCACGCCGAAGCCGTCGGTGAGCGCGCGCACGGCCTCGACCGGATCGGTGCCACGGGAGTTGACGGTGTGGGTCGCGCCGAACCTCTCCGCCTGGTCGAGCTTCTTGTCGTCGATGTCGACGGCGATGACTTTCATGGCGCCATTGAGGCAGGCGCCCGCGATGGCCGCGTTGCCGACGCCACCGCAGCCGATGACGGCGACCGTGTCACCGCGGCCGACGTTGCCGGTGTTGACGGCCGCTCCGTAGCCGGCCATCACGCCGCAGCCGATCAGGCCGGCGGCCTCGGGCCGGGCCGTCGGGTCGATCTTGACCGCCTGTCCGGCCGCGACCAGGGTCTTCTCGGCGAAGGCGCCGATACCGAGGGCGTTGCTCAGCGGGGTGCCGTCCAGGAGGGTCATCGGCTGGGTGGCGTTGCGCGAGTCGAAGCAGTACCAGGGGCGGCCCCGGCGACAGGAGCGACAGGAACCGCAGGGAGCGCGCCAGGCCAGGACCACGTAGTCGCCGCTCTTGAGGCCGGTCACGCCCTCGCCGACCGCCTCGATCGTGCCGGCCGCCTCATGGCCCAGCAGGAACGGGAAATCGTCGTTGATCGCGCCCTCCCGATAGTGCAGATCCGTGTGGCAGACCCCGCAGGCCTGTACGGAGACGAGCACCTCGCCCGGACCCGGATCGGGAACGACGATCGTCTGCACCTCGACGGGTGCGCCCTTTTTCACAGCGACTACGGCACGGACCTCGTGTGGCACGACCTAGCTCCTCTGCTGTTGCGCAGTGCACTATGGGTTGCGCGATGAGGAACATAGTGGGAACGCCTCCCGGGGGCCGTCAAGAGGTGCGGGTTAACCCTTGGCAAAAGGAACGGGCCGGGCGAAATCTGTCCGACACACAGAAGCGCGGAGCCAGGTGTTCCTGGCTCCGCGCTTCTGCGTGTCGTGCCCGTCGTGCCCTTGTGTCGTGTCGTGTCGTGCCGTGTCCGTCCGGCGTCCGGTCTCCGGTCTCCGGTCCGCGTCCGGTCCCGCTTCCGTCAGAAGCCGTATCCCATCCGGCGCGACAGGTCGGCCGCGGCCGCCACCGTGCGCTTGGCGAGGTCCGGAAGATGGTCCGAGTCCAGCCGGTAGACCGGGCCCGAGACGCTGATCGCGCCGATCACCTTCCCGTCGTGGGCGCGCACCGGGGCGGCCGTCGCGGCCAGCCCCAGCTCCAGCTCCTCCAGGGCGAACGCGTACCCCTGCTCGACCACGGCCTCCAACTCGCCGCGCAGCGCGGCCGTGCCGGTGATCGTGCGCTCGGTGAAGCGCGGCAGCGGCCTGGCCAGCAGTCCTTCCCTCAGGGTCGGCGGCAGATGGGCCAGCAGCACCTTGCCGCTGGACGTGGAGTGCAGCGGGGTGCGTCTGCCCAGCCAGTTCTGCGCGGTGACGGACGCGGCGCCGCGGGCCTGCATGATGTTGACCGCCGCGTTGTCGTCCAGGACCGCGATGTTGACGGTCTCGCCCACCTCGTCCGCGAGTTCACGGCACACGGGCACGCCCTCCTGGGAGATGTCCAGGCGCACTGCCGCCGCCCCCGCGAGGCGTAGTACGCCCGCGCCCAGGTAATACTTCCCGCGGTCCTTGGCCTGGGCGACCAGGCCCCTGTTCTCCAGCACTCCGAGGAGCCGGAAGGCGGTGGACTTGTGCACCTCCAGCTCGTCGGCGATCTCGGTGACGCCCGCCTCGCCGAGCCGGGCGAGGATCTCCAGCACGCTCACGGCGCGGTCCACCGACTGGACGGCGCTCCCCGCGCCCCTGCTCTGCTTCCCGGACGTCTCCTCCGTGCGGTCAGTCTGCTTCTGCGTGCGGGTCATAACTCAACTCTCACCACCTGGCGGCCCGGTTTGGGCCGCATCTGCCGGAAGCCCTTGACGTGACGGGCATCCCGCGCGGATTCTGTTGCGCATAGCGCTCCCTCATGCGCCATACGAAACATCATGTTACCGAAGCGTCCGTGACCGGGAAGGTTACGGACCAGACCGGACCTGAGAGGTCCCGGACCGTGGGTCCTGGACCGAGAGGGGGGCCCGTGATTTCCGTCTGCCGCCTTGATGACCTCCCCGCGGGCGAATCCGTCCGTGTCGACACCACGCCGCCCATCGCC from Streptomyces sp. NBC_00878 harbors:
- a CDS encoding aldo/keto reductase family protein; this translates as MEHRHVGKSGLMVSEISYGNWLTHGQQIDEEAAFACVGAAIDAGITTFDTADMYADTRAEEVLGRALASQRRAGVEISTKVYWPTGPGRNDRGLSRKHILDSIDGSLRRLRTDYVDIYWAHQYDVETPLEETMEAFYDIVRAGKVRYIGVSEWRAEDIRAAHRLARELRIPLIANQPQYSMLWRVIESEVIPVCAELGIGQIVWSPIAQGVLTGKYLPGRQPPSGSRGADEEGRQWLVPFMRDEVLSRVQRLRPLAESAGLTLAQLAVAWTLQNPNVASAIVGASNPKQLIENAAVAGVVLDQELCVGIDEILGPVVERDPARTAREDPRP
- a CDS encoding aromatic ring-hydroxylating dioxygenase subunit alpha is translated as MTTTTPADWPHAPLPLDELKRVTGPFGKSSMLPAAAYTAPEVFAWEQRHLFAGTWSCLGRLEEIFPEGATQYARQVGTVPVLLTRDGDRIAAFANTCRHRGHELLADGCSSSKRVVHCPYHSWTFKMDGSLRTAPRFPELPADHGLIELPAEVWHGWVFVNASDDAATFSDYLGALAGHVAPYAPERLKLAATRNYEVAANWKVIVENYQECYHCPHIHPELTAVAPPNSASYIADEPGAWVGGTMDLAEGAQTMSMDGRAGGAILPGVDLHRVFYAALVPNLFISLHPDYVLIHHLVAESAGHSRVECSWYAQDGVLDSSPVDFWHRINLQDWDACESVQRGLTSPHYRPGPFAPIEDSVHRWVALIGRAYTGMPPWDRPSGDS
- a CDS encoding multidrug efflux SMR transporter, which translates into the protein MVWLLLISAITAEVIATSFLKLTEGMTKLVPSVVMAISYIAAFTLLAQALKKMELGIAYAIWSGLGTAAIALIGIMFMEESVTTPKLLGLALIIGGVVMLNLSTEH
- a CDS encoding APC family permease: MTTTAEPPRQHGQDDSELAEFGYKPELKRTLGNFHTFAAGISYISILTGTFQLFYFGYGSGGPAYWWSWPMVFVGQFMVALCFAELAARYPVAGSVYNWAKKVGNPHIGWLAGWTMLIASIVSIAAVALAYQLTLPQISSVFQFVGDGTGKYDVATNAVLLASVLIIFTTLVNALGVKLMARINTAGVFIELIATVVLIVLFAVHITRGPQVVLETNGTGAGQPGGYFGAFLIASLASAYVMYGFDTAASLGEESLDPSRNAPRAIIRAVVASFVLGGLILLLALMSVSSLKGEQLSTDGLQYIVLNVLGEDAGKAMLWCVLIAVTVCALAVHTAAIRLAFAMSRDNNLPASSKLAKVHPRFQTPILPAVIIGVLALAILVVNIRQPQIFTVVTSIGIILIYLAYLLVTGPMLVARLRGTWQPAGDGKFSLGRWGLPVNIVAVVWGAAMMINLIWPRAAVYNAAAPYHWYLRWGAVLFVGIVMGGGFAYYWFVQRHRTGVLAEHQLKAAADSSVPPGPSAAAPTAD
- a CDS encoding aldehyde dehydrogenase family protein, coding for MADLYIGGTWTSAREKGTREIRCPADGSLVAVVDEAGPQDTADAIAAARRAFDDGPWPRTPPNERGDLLLRVADLLVRDKDVLARSESLDTGKRLVESEYDIDDIENCFRYFGRLVASESGRVVETGTEGVDSRVVYEPVGVCALITPWNYPLLQTAWKVAPALAAGNTFVLKPSELTPHTAIHLMRLLEEAGLPAGVGNLVLGAGPEAGAPLGEHPDVDLVSFTGGLRTGRGLMAAAAGTVKKVALELGGKNPNIVFADADFETAVDMTLTAVFLHSGQVCSAGARLLVEDSLHDRFVDEVVRRAQLIRLGGPFDERAQTGPLISAGHRAKIEAYVTGGLAEGAVLRCGGERPADPPHPDGFYYPPTVLDECSAGMSVVQEESFGPVLTVERFADEAEAVRLANDTIYGLAGGIFTSDEAKAQRVASALRIGTIWINDYHPYVPQAEWGGYKQSGFGRELGPAGLAEYRETKHIWRTTNPSPQGWFS